Proteins co-encoded in one Flavobacteriaceae bacterium MAR_2009_75 genomic window:
- a CDS encoding putative aminopeptidase FrvX encodes MANKKIITKKSLEFFEKYLNNASPTGYEWEGQKIWMEYLKPYVDTFITDTYGSAVGVINPDAKYKVVIEGHSDEISWYVNYITDNGLLYVIRNGGSDHQIAPSKWVNIHTKNGMVKGIFGWPAIHTRDKSKEEAPKLDNIFIDIGAKDKEEVEKMGVHVGCVITYPDEFQVLNEDKYVCRAIDNRVGGFMVAEVARLLHENKKELPFGLYITNAVQEEIGLRGAEMITQTIKPNVAIITDVCHDTTTPMIDKKTQGHTEIGSGPVISYAPAVQNKLRERIIETAEDKKIPFQRMAASRATGTDTDAFAYSNGGVASALISLPLRYMHTTVETVHRDDVENVIRLIYETLLNIKEGETFSYFD; translated from the coding sequence ATGGCTAACAAGAAAATTATCACAAAAAAATCTCTTGAGTTTTTTGAAAAATACTTGAATAACGCCTCCCCAACTGGTTATGAATGGGAAGGTCAGAAAATATGGATGGAATATCTAAAACCGTACGTCGATACATTTATTACCGACACTTATGGATCTGCGGTCGGGGTAATAAATCCTGATGCCAAGTATAAAGTGGTCATTGAAGGGCATTCCGATGAAATTTCTTGGTATGTGAACTACATTACCGATAACGGCTTGCTCTATGTGATTCGCAACGGAGGTAGCGACCACCAGATTGCCCCTTCTAAATGGGTTAACATACACACCAAAAACGGAATGGTCAAAGGCATATTCGGCTGGCCGGCCATTCACACTCGAGATAAATCGAAGGAAGAAGCACCAAAATTAGATAATATTTTCATCGATATTGGAGCTAAAGATAAAGAGGAAGTTGAAAAAATGGGGGTTCACGTAGGTTGTGTAATCACTTACCCTGATGAATTTCAAGTATTGAACGAAGATAAATATGTCTGCAGGGCAATTGACAACCGTGTTGGTGGTTTTATGGTTGCCGAGGTCGCGCGACTTTTACATGAAAACAAGAAAGAACTGCCGTTCGGGCTATATATCACCAATGCCGTACAAGAAGAAATCGGTCTTCGCGGTGCTGAGATGATTACCCAGACCATCAAGCCGAATGTCGCCATCATAACCGATGTCTGCCATGATACGACCACACCGATGATCGACAAGAAAACCCAAGGCCATACCGAAATTGGTTCTGGCCCCGTTATTTCTTATGCCCCTGCGGTACAGAATAAATTGCGCGAACGAATAATTGAAACTGCAGAAGATAAAAAAATACCTTTTCAGCGTATGGCGGCCTCTAGGGCTACCGGTACCGATACAGATGCTTTTGCCTATAGTAATGGCGGTGTAGCTTCGGCATTGATTTCATTGCCTCTCAGGTACATGCACACCACGGTTGAAACAGTTCACCGTGATGATGTGGAAAATGTAATTCGTTTGATTTATGAGACCTTGTTAAACATTAAAGAAGGGGAAACCTTCAGCTATTTTGACTAG